One Alligator mississippiensis isolate rAllMis1 chromosome 12, rAllMis1, whole genome shotgun sequence DNA window includes the following coding sequences:
- the PRRC2B gene encoding protein PRRC2B isoform X6, whose product MPPPANLPSLKSENKGNDPNVIIVPKDGTGWANKQDQPDQKSSSATAAQPQESLPQQGLQKSVSNLQKPTQSISQESTISAPGGPKSWAQLNGKPAGHEGGSRASSRLLSFSPEEFPTLKAAGEQDKVGKEKGALDLSYGPGPSLRPQNVTSWREGGGRNITSATSLTASPAEPGSKTSSTGDGAPSSASASDPKEPSLRPAQPVRKGASQFMGNVYQPPTYHDMLPAFMCPQQPPETPASLDRGSFPLPQLRLEPRVPFRQYQMNDQDGKENRLGMSRPTRPLRQQAERAPRPTIINAENLKGLDDLDNDADDGWAGIHDEVDYSEKLKFSEDEEEEENLKDGRQKWNSWDPRRQRQLSLSSADSADVKHPLEEGKNWADSVGLSRGVRKVQDPPQPPRKLNGWTSTSEYQKPPVGSVLRQQSLEEKEEKVPLRQKFIHSEISEAVERARRRREEEERRAREERLAACAAKLKQLDQKCKLAQKTGEAQKHVENEELKTPTTEKATVQENSHAFRRATPEFHAQEASAGYLEEETATTTAAAQSSSEEELQEATSPAQEFNKYQKSLPPRFQRQQQQQQQEHLYKMQHWQQQQVYPPPSHSHPQRTFYPPHPQMLGFDPRWMMMPSYMDPRMAQGRTPVDFYPSALHPSGIMKPMIQQDSIGGSICRSEEQNCQTSMQQERKAPSLDPAPVWGQESYASLQSKGYALSHQKQVESVAVEGLHARSDSSYSASSGRSEAVSTQRDLFEERGEEYLNTFEKKAQADFDSCLSSQRLGQDLLFQHQEKVQDACVSGSRHASLRCSPLESDFVQADKKPEYNGWDISHQQKPSEAAAEADEEASRDEHSFSADPWKKEMTTSKPPVEETTEWAPENRNSSTQHQEQMGRTRRSGPIKKPVLKALKVEEKEKELEKSKLEGEGASCPAKEKAPVHKVENESEEPAALLNSTHYLLDDKGSSPTGITRDTEKTQEEEEEDEEEEKPERAWENKLSRESNDLPPTKRNNWIFIDEEQAFGGRGQGRGRGRGFREFSFRGRGTVVGSRGVYSNPRSSRGRGLREFNQQEDFPRGKPRRRIASETHSEGSEYEELPKRRRQRGSENSNEGSALEREENDVKKGDFKESWRSNKIYSDDHNSLDPKMRAPRAFGRSLPPRLSNSGYGRRGFASKEPCQWQGRSGGTVWQDYNHSAPSDTFGARRQPDRDYLQDSYKHSDSFPGRGFEETPIEDKRHFFQEDYSADPENIENRPFRRRRPPRQDKPPRFRRLRQERESVGQWSPEEGGTNLLPSQWPGRPKLAAAEKNGISGQRSPELSYQNSSDHANEEWETASESSDFSERRERREGVAESEVQLDGGLAGSTLGEKRELAKRSFSSQRPLVDRQSRKAESTGFGEQSMRASGGAASCYESKRSPEEGGSLGNASSGSSHSVYSLERASHTNSDSAEGPGKKVEKEPKSTAQRASDKGEAMSQFELNYGNAIIDNRVSSTAEENEVGSVAGEGFIEVLTKKQRRLLEEERRKKEQAAQAPAKGRVLQSRIPPRFAKKQSSMCLEQGDVAVSGNSLGTEIWESNSPALSVQSPGSDSWSKPVNGFNGTETSPTEQGFKGSQGDSGIDLSAESRESSATSSQRSSPYGTLKPEEMNGAGLVDPKPDCQKEQVQKQSDKKDSDQGSGQNKEHKPGPIGNERSLKNRKGSEGTERLEGNIPPVNGVEIHVDSVLPVPSIEFGVNPKDSDFSLPPGSSSGTATNPVAKLHDALASNAGLTQSIPILRRDHHLPRCIGLNPMSFPTADLTLKMESARKAWENSPSLPEQSSPGGAGSGIQPPSSVGASSGVSYSSFGGVSMPPMPVASVAPSASIPGNHIPPLYLDGHVFASQPRLVPQTIPQQQSYQQAAAAQQIPISLHTSLQAQAQLGLRGGLPVSQSQEIYSSIQPFRSQVYMHPSLSQPNTMVLTGGTALKPPYSAFPGMQPLEMVKTQSGSPYQPMNGSQTLVYEGQINQAAGMGASQMMDSQLTQLTMPMPGSQLPLPRYGSGQQPLILPQSIQLPQGQNLPVGAPRRILPPGSQPSVLATSRESSQMEMKGFHFTDGKQNMSSGGSVPSPHTYRPSSASPSGKPSGPAVSMGSMQGHYVQQAKQRVDENKTNLGAVKLQEASSTNQMKPVRTGAIKPQAVKVEESKA is encoded by the exons ATGCCACCTCCTGCCAACTTGCCAAGCTTGAAGTCTGAGAACAAAGGAAACGACCCCAACGTCATTATCGTACCCAAGGACGGTACAGGATGGGCAAACAAGCAGGATCAACCAGACCAAAAGAG TTCCAGTGCGACGGCTGCACAGCCGCAGGAGTCGCTGCCGCAGCAGGGTTTGCAGAAATCTGTCTCCAATTTACAGAAGCCGACACAATCGATCAGTCAGGAG AGTACAATTTCAGCGCCAGGTGGACCAAAGTCATGGGCGCAGCTGAATGGAAAGCCAGCAGGACACGAAGGTG GTTCAAGGGCCTCAAGCCGACTGTTATCCTTCTCTCCCGAGGAATTTCCGACGCTGAAAGCAGCAGGCGAGCAGGACAAGGTTGGCAAAGAAAAGGGCGCCTTAGATCTGTCGTATGGGCCAGGACCAAGCCTCCGCCCCCAGA ATGTCACTAGTTGGAGGGAGGGCGGTGGGAGGAACATTACCTCTGCCACGTCTCTGACCGCCTCCCCTGCTGAGCCGGGCAGCAAGACCTCTAGTACCGGAGATGGAGCCCCCTCCTCAGCGAGTGCCAGCGATCCTAAGGAGCCCTCTCTCCGCCCAGCTCAGCCTGTCCGTAAAGGGGCATCACAGTTCATGGGAAATGTGTACCAGCCACCTACATACCATGACATGCTACCTGCTTTT ATGTGTCCACAACAACCACCTGAGACCCCTGCCTCGCTGGACCGTGGgtctttccctctccctcagcTTCGACTTGAGCCCCGTGTCCCTTTCAGACAATACCAGATGAACGACCAAGACGG GAAAGAGAACAGACTTGGGATGTCTCGTCCAACTCGTCCACTTCGGCAGCAAGCAGAGCGGGCCCCCCGGCCCACCATTATCAATGCAGAAAACCTGAAGGGTCTGGATGACCTTGATAATGATGCAGATGATGGCTGGGCAG GCATTCATGATGAAGTGGACTACTCCGAGAAACTGAAGTTCAGTGaagatgaggaagaggaggaaaatctTAAAGATGGAAGACAGAAATG GAATAGCTGGGACCCCAGAAGGCAGCGGCAGCTGTCCCTGAGCTCCGCAGACAGCGCAGATGTCAAACACCCCCTGGAGGAAGGGAAGAACTGGGCGGATTCAGTGGGCTTGTCCCGGGGTGTCCGCAAAGTGCAGGACCCCCCGCAGCCTCCAAGGAAGCTCAATGGCTGGACCTCTACATCAGAATATCAG AAGCCCCCAGTGGGCAGTGTCCTCAGACAGCAGTCCctggaagagaaagaggagaaggtgcccctgaggcagaagtttaTCCACTCGGAGATCTCTGAGGCTGTGGAGCGAGCCAGGCGGCGACGGGAGGAGGAAGAGCGGCGAGCCAGAGAGGAACGTCTGGCAGCTTGTGCTGCCAAACTCAAGCAACTGGATCAGAAGTGCAAGCTGGCTCAGAAAACAGGAGAGGCCCAGAAACACGTGGAGAATGAAGAGCTGAAAACCCCCACCACGGAAAAGGCCACAGTTCAGGAGAACAGCCACGCCTTCCGAAGAG CAACTCCCGAATTCCATGCCCAGGAAGCCTCTGCTGGTTATCTAGAAGAGGAAACCGCAACCACAACAGCAGCTGCCCaaagcagcagtgaggaggagctCCAAGAAGCCACATCCCCAGCACAAGAATTCAACAAATACCAGAAATCGCTTCCCCCACGGTTCcaaagacagcagcagcaacagcagcag GAGCACCTGTACAAgatgcagcactggcagcagcagcaggtctaTCCTCCACCATCCCATTCGCACCCCCAGCGCACCTTCTATCCACCACACCCTCAGATGCTTGGGTTCGACCCTCGCTGGATGATGATGCCTTCTTACATGGACCCTCGCATGGCTCAGGGCCGCACCCCTGTGGATTTTTATCCTTCAGCCCTTCATCCTTCAG GAATTATGAAGCCCATGATTCAGCAGGACTCCATTGGCGGAAGCATCTGTAGGTCCGAGGAGCAGAATTGTCAGACATCTATGCAGCAGGAAAGGAAAgctccttctctggaccctgccccagtgtggggccaggagagctaTGCTTCTCTGCAGAGCAAGGGATATGCTCTCTCCCATCAGAAACAGGTGGAGAGcgtggctgtggagggactgcATGCCAG AAGCGATAGCTCTTACTCTGCTTCATCTGGAAGGTCAGAGGCTGTGAGCACTCAGCGGGATCTCTttgaggagagaggggaggagtACTTAAACACCTTTGAGAAGAAAGCCCAAGCCGACTTTGACAGCTGCCTGTCATCTCAAAGACTAGGCCAAGATCTTTTGTTTCAGCACCAGGAGAAGGTGCAGGATGCTTGTGTTTCTGGGAGCCGCCATGCAAGCTTGAGGTGTTCACCCCTGGAGTCCGACTTTGTACAAGCTGATAAGAAACCAGAGTATAATGGCTGGGACATCAGCCACCAGCAGAAACCCTCGGAGGCTGCCGCAGAGGCAGATGAAGAGGCTTCCAGGGATGAACACTCATTTAGTGCTGACCCCTGGAAGAAAGAAATGACTACCAGCAAGCCACCTGTGGAAGAGACAACGGAGTGGGCTCCTGAAAACAGAAACTCTAGCACTCAGCACCAAGAGCAGATGGGGCGGACACGGCGATCCGGCCCAATTAAAAAGCCAGTCCTGAAAGCCCTCAAGGTtgaggagaaagagaaggagctGGAGAAGAGTAAGCTGGAAGGAGAAGGTGCCTCATGCCCAGCAAAAGAAAAGGCCCCTGTCCACAAGGTAGAGAACGAGTCAGAAGAGCCAGCAGCCTTGCTAAACTCCACTCACTACCTCCTGGATGACAAAGGTTCTTCCCCAACCGGCATCACCCGAGACACCGAGAAAactcaggaggaagaggaggaggacgaAGAGGAAGAAAAACCTGAAAGAGCATGGGAGAATAAGCTGTCCCGAGAGTCTAATGACCTCCCTCCTACTAAACGAAACAACTGGATCTTTATCGATGAGGAGCAAGCCTTTGGTGGGAGAGGCCAAGGCCGTGGGAGAGGCCGGGGCTTCCGAGAGTTCAGCTTCAGGGGCCGTGGCACTGTGGTTGGCAGCAGGGGCGTCTACAGTAACCCAAGGAGCAGCCGAGGCCGTGGCCTCCGTGAGTTCAACCAGCAGGAAGACTTCCCCAGGGGCAAACCCAGGCGCAGGATCGCCAGCGAGACGCACAGTGAGGGGTCCGAGTACGAGGAGCTGCCCAAACGTCGCCGGCAGAGGGGATCGGAGAACAGCAATGAGGGCTCTGCTCTGGAGAGGGAGGAGAACGACGTGAAAAAGGGAGACTTCAAGGAGTCCTGGCGCTCCAACAAAATCTATTCAGATGATCACAACAGCCTTGACCCGAAGATGAGGGCCCCGAGAGCCTTTGGGAGGTCGCTACCCCCAAGACTGAGCAACTCTGGGTATGGGAGAAGAGGTTTTGCGTCCAAGGAGCCGTGTCAGTGGCAAGGGAGAAGCGGGGGAACTGTGTGGCAGGACTACAACCACAGCGCTCCATCGGACACTTTTGGGGCCAGGCGGCAGCCTGACCGGGACTATCTCCAGGACTCTTACAAGCACTCAGACTCCTTCCCTGGAAGGGGCTTTGAGGAGACTCCTATTGAGGACAAAAGGCACTTTTTCCAGGAAGATTACTCTGCCGACCCAGAGAACATAGAGAACAGGCCGTTCAGGAGGCGGCGGCCGCCACGGCAGGACAAACCCCCCCGCTTCCGGCGTCTCAGGCAGGAGAGAGAATCCGTGGGCCAGTGGAGCCCCGAGGAAGGGGGAACCAacctcctgcccagccagtggCCCGGAAGACCCAAGCTGGCCGCGGCGGAGAAGAACGGCATCTCTGGCCAGAGGTCTCCGGAGCTGTCCTACCAGAACTCATCAGATCATGCCAACGAGGAGTGGGAGACTGCGTCTGAAAGCAGTGACTTTAGTGAGCGGCGGGAGAGGCGTGAAGGGGTGGCCGAGAGTGAAGTGCAGCTGGACGGCggcctggctggcagcaccctgggagagaagagagagctgGCAAAGAGGAGCTTCTCGAGCCAGAGGCCTCTCGTGGACCGGCAGAGCCGTAAGGCGGAGTCCACAGGGTTTGGGGAGCAGTCGATGAGGGCCAGTGGCGGGGCGGCCTCCTGCTACGAGAGCAAAAG GTCCCCGGAAGAAGGTGGGAGTCTCGGCAATGCCAGCAGCGGAAGCAGCCACTCTGTGTACAGCCTGGAACGAGCTTCGCACACCAATTCGGACAGCGCTGAGGGCCCAGGTAAAAAGGTGGAGAAAGAGCCCAAGTCCACGGCCCAGAGAGCAAGTGACAAGGGAGAAGCCATGTCACAGTTCGAATTGAATTATGGAA ATGCCATCATTGACAATCGGGTTTCAAGCACAGCGGAGGAGAACGAAGTGGGTTCTGTGGCAGGCGAAGGCTTCATTGAGGTCCTCACTAAGAAGCAGCGCCGTTTGCTGGAAGAGGAACGCAGGAAGAAAGAACAAGCTGCCCAG GCACCAGCCAAAGGCCGCGTCCTTCAGTCTCGTATCCCTCCTCGATTTGCCAAGAAGCAGAGCAGCATGTGCCTAGAGCAAGGCGACGTAGCCGTGTCTGGAAACAGcctgggcacagaaatctgggaaaGCAATAGCCCAG CTCTCTCAGTTCAGTCACCTGGCAGCGATTCCTGGAGCAAGCCTGTGAATGGGTTTAACGGCACAGAAACCAGCCCCACTGAG CAGGGTTTTAAAGGCAGCCAGGGGGATAGTGGCATTGACTTGAGCGCAGAGTCTCGGGAATCCTCTGCTACCTCCTCTCAGCGCAGTTCTCCGTATGGCACCCTCAAACCAGAGGAGATGAATGGGGCTGGCCTGGTGGACCCAAAGCCCGACTGCCAGAAGGAGCAAGTGCAGAAGCAATCTGATAAAAAG GATTCAGATCAAGGCTcaggacagaacaaggaacacAAGCCCGGACCGATCGGCAACGAACGCTCCCTGAAAAACAGAAAGGGCTCGGAGGGGACGGAACGGCTGGAAGGGAATATCCCTCCTGTTAATGGGGTGGAAATTCACGTGGATTCTGTTCTTCCTGTGCCATCTATTGAATTTGGAGTAAATCCTAAA GACTCTGACTTCAGCCTGCCGCCTGGTTCTTCCTCCGGTACAGCAACTAACCCTGTCGCCAAACTGCACGATGCCTTGGCTAGTAAT GCGGGGTTAACGCAGTCCATTCCCATCCTGCGACGAGATCACCATCTCCCACGGTGCATCGGCCTGAACCCAATGTCCTTCCCCACGGCAGACCTCACTCTGAAG ATGGAGTCTGCCCGCAAAGCCTGGGAGAATTCCCCTAGCTTACCAGAACAGAGCTCTCCAGGAGGTGCTGGCTCGGGCATCCAGCCGCCTTCCAGCGTCGGAGCATCCAGTGGTGTTAGCTACAGCTCGTTTGGGGGCGTTTCCATGCCTCCTATGCCGGTGGCATCTGTAGCACCTTCTGCATCTATTCCAG GTAACCACATCCCACCCCTGTACCTTGACGGTCACGTGTTTGCAAGTCAGCCACGCCTGGTTCCTCAGACGATACCTCAGCAGCAAAGCTACCAACAG gctgctgctgctcagcagatTCCCATTTCCCTTCACACATCCTTACAAGCCCAGGCACAGCTTGGGCTCAGAGGTGGCCTGCCTGTGTCCCAGTCCCAGGAGATCTACAGCTCCATACAGCCCTTCAG GTCTcaggtgtacatgcaccccaGTCTGTCTCAGCCCAATACCATGGTTCTGACGGGAGGTACAGCTCTAAAGCCTCCATACTCCGCCTTCCCAGGCATGCAGCCCTTGGAGATGGTGAAAACACAGTCTGGGTCCCCTTACCAGCCAATGAATGGAAGCCAGACTCTGGTTTATGAAGGCCAGATAAATCAGGCAGCTGGTATGGGAGCTTCGCAGATGATGGACTCCCAGCTTACACAG CTAACGATGCCTATGCCTGGGTCCCAGCTTCCTCTGCCCCGTTACGGTTCTGGCCAGCAGCCACTGATCTTACCACAGTCCATCCAGCTTCCCCAGGGGCAGAATCTGCCTGTCGGAGCACCCCGCAGGATTCTCCCGCCTGGATCCCAGCCTTCTGTTCTTGCAACCAGCAGGGAG TCCTCTCAAATGGAAATGAAAGGGTTTCATTTCACAGATGGCAAACAGAACATGTCCTCCGGAGGATCTGTACCGTCTCCACACACGTACAG GCCTAGCTCTGCCAGCCCTAGTGGGAAGCCATCTGGACCAGCAGTCAGTATGGGCTCCATGCAGGGACACTATGTGCAACAG GCAAAACAGCGAGTGGATGAAAATAAAACCAACCTGGGAGCAGTGAAGCTGCAAGAGGCATCCTCCACCAACCAGATGAAGCCGGTGCGCACGGGAGCCATCAAACCTCAAGCGGTCAAAGTGGAGGAGAGCAAGGCGTAG